The following coding sequences are from one Pongo abelii isolate AG06213 chromosome 3, NHGRI_mPonAbe1-v2.0_pri, whole genome shotgun sequence window:
- the LOC112133129 gene encoding large ribosomal subunit protein eL43-like, translated as MIKANKKVRIVNKYGTHYGASLQKMVKKIIIHQHAKDTCSFCGKIQIKRQAVGTWHCGSWMEIVAGGAWTYNTTSPITVKLPSED; from the coding sequence ATGATTAAAGCCAACAAGAAAGTCAGAATTGTCAATAAATATGGGACCCACTATGGTGCCTCCCTCCAGAAAATGGTGAAGAAAATTATAATTCACCAGCATGCCAAGGACACTTGCTCCTTCTGTGGCAAAATCCAGATAAAGAGACAAGCTGTGGGGACCTGGCACTGTGGCTCCTGGATGGAAATTGTAGCTGGTGGTGCCTGGACCTATAACACCACTTCCCCGATCACAGTAAAGTTGCCATCAGAAGACTGA
- the LRRC66 gene encoding leucine-rich repeat-containing protein 66 translates to MKNLYFRVITIVIGLYFTGIMTNASRKSNILFNSECQWNEYVLTNCSFTGKRDIPVDISQTAATVDVSFNFFRVLLQSHTKKEEWKIKHLDLSNNLISKITLRPFAYLHALEVLNLSNNAIHSLSLNLLSPKSSWVKRHRSSFRNRFPLLKVLILQRNRLSDTPKGLWKLKSLQSLDLSFNGILQIGWSDFHNCLQLENLCLKSNKIFKIHPQAFKDLKKLQVIDLSNNALTTILPMMIIALEFPHLVVDLADNNWQCDDSVAVFQNFISESWRKKWNVICNRSIGSEEANGGTPQSRISRETRLPPIHLHRMKSLITSKAERPQGGRHTGVSTLGKKAKAGSGFRKKQRRLPRSVRSTRDVQAAGRKEDAPQDLALAVCLSVFITFLVAFSLGAFTRPYVDRLWQKKCQNKSPGPDNAYSNEGFYDDTEAEGHTPHPETHLRQAFPHLSLYENQTPFWVTQSHPHATVIPDRTLGRSRKDPGSPQRSGQGGDNTEAESGNDDAVYSILQRHPHAGNRELMSAVQDHIHRNDVLREWTYETVAQEEPLSAHSVGVSSVAGTSHAVSASSSYDSNELDPSLSGEMTPSLCKMLTHAEAQRTGDSKERGGTEQSLWDSQMEFSKERQVSSSIDSLSIQQPRLSGARAEEALSAHYSEVPYGDPRDTGSSVFPPRWDGGLDVTPANEEPVQKSTPSDTCYELESDCDSDEGSLFTLSSISSEGARSKTEEAVPDEESLQDESSGASKDNVTAADSLEDNVTFQTIPGKCKNQEDPFEKPLISAPDSGVSKTHLENASDTDRSEGPSPWPGSPGNSPLGDEFLGMFTYDYDTALQSKAAEWHCSLRDLEFSNVDVLQQTPPCSAEVPSDPDKAAFHERDSDILK, encoded by the exons ATGAAAAACCTCTATTTCAGAGTCATTACCATAGTTATAGGTCTTTATTTTACTGGAATAATGACAAATGCATCAAgaaaaagcaatattttattcaattctgAATGCCAATGGAATGAATATGTTCTGACAAATTGTTCTTTTACTGGAAAGCGTGATATACCTGTGGACATATCACAGACAGCAGCCACTGTGGATGTAAGTTTCAATTTCTTTAGAGTTCTCTTACAGTCTCACACGAAAAAAGAAGAGTGGAAAATAAAACATCTGGACCTCAGTAACAATCTCATATCAAAAATAACCTTAAGACCTTTTGCATATTTACATGCTTTGGAAGTGTTAAACCTCAGCAACAATGCCATCCACTCCCTCTCATTGAATCTACTCAGTCCTAAGTCCTCATGGGTGAAACGCCACAGAAGCAGCTTCAGAAATAGGTTCCCATTGCTGAAGGTGctcattcttcaaagaaatagacTCAGTGACACTCCCAAGG GACTGTGGAAACTGAAGTCATTGCAGAGTTTGGATCTGTCATTCAATGGGATATTGCAAATAGGGTGGTCTGATTTTCACAACTGCCTGCAACTGGAGAATCTCTGTTTAAAGAGCAACAAGATATTCAAAATTCACCCACAAGCCTTCAAGGACCTCAAAAAATTACAG GTCATAGACCTTAGCAACAATGCTCTGACTACCATCCTACCAATGATGATCATAGCTCTAGAATTTCCCCATCTAGTGGTTGACTTGGCTGATAATAACTGGCAGTGTGATGATAGTGTGGCagtctttcaaaattttatttctgaatccTGGAGGAAAAAGTGGAATGTCATTTGCAACAGGTCTATAG GCAGTGAGGAGGCCAACGGGGGTACTCCCCAGAGCAGGATTTCCAGGGAAACCCGCCTTCCTCCCATTCATCTGCATCGCATGAAAAGCCTCATAACGAGCAAAGCAGAGAGGCCCCAGGGAGGAAGGCACACGGGCGTTTCCACTCTGGGAAAGAAGGCAAAGGCCGGCTCTGGTTTCAGGAAGAAGCAGAGACGGCTGCCAAGGAGTGTTAGAAGCACCCGCGATGTGCAGGCTGCCGGCAGAAAAGAGGACGCTCCCCAGGACCTGGCTCTGGCGGTGTGCCTGTCAGTGTTCATCACATTCCTTGTCGCCTTCAGCCTGGGGGCTTTCACAAGGCCTTATGTTGACAGACTGTGGCAAAAAAAGTGCCAGAACAAAAGCCCTGGCCCGGACAACGCGTATTCAAACGAGGGCTTCTACGATGACACGGAAGCTGAGGGGCACACACCACACCCAGAGACCCATCTGCGCCAAGCATTTCCTCATCTAAGCCTCTACGAGAACCAGACCCCTTTCTGGGTGACACAGTCACACCCACACGCCACCGTAATTCCTGATAGAACTCTGGGAAGGAGCAGAAAGGATCCTGGCAGTCCGCAGCGCTCAGGACAGGGCGGGGACAACACCGAGGCAGAAAGTGGAAATGATGATGCAGTCTATTCCATTCTCCAGAGACATCCACATGCCGGTAACCGTGAACTAATGTCAGCAGTGCAGGACCACATCCATAGGAATGATGTTCTCAGAGAATGGACTTATGAAACTGTGGCCCAGGAAGAGCCTCTCAGTGCACATTCAGTGGGCGTCTCTTCTGTAGCTGGCACGTCTCACGCTGTCTCTGCCTCAAGCAGTTATGATTCCAATGAATTGGACCCGTCCCTCTCCGGAGAAATGACACCTTCCCTCTGTAAAATGCTAACACATGCAGAAGCACAGAGGACTGGAGATAGTAAGGAAAGAGGGGGCACTGAACAGTCACTTTGGGACTCGCAGATGGAATTTTCTAAGGAAAGGCAAGTGAGTTCGTCCATTGATTCGCTGAGCATACAGCAGCCAAGGCTCTCCGGGGCAAGGGCTGAGGAAGCGCTTTCAGCCCACTACAGCGAGGTGCCATACGGTGACCCCAGAGACACAGGCTCATCAGTCTTTCCTCCAAGATGGGACGGTGGCCTGGATGTCACTCCTGCTAACGAGGAACCAGTGCAGAAATCCACTCCTTCTGACACTTGCTATGAGTTGGAGAGTGACTGTGACTCTGATGAGGGATCTCTGTTCACTCTGAGCTCCATAAGTTCAGAGGGTGCAAGGAGCAAGACTGAAGAGGCAGTGCCTGACGAGGAGTCCCTGCAGGACGAGAGCTCAGGGGCAAGCAAGGACAATGTGACGGCCGCAGACAGCCTTGAGGACAATGTCACCTTCCAAACAATTCCAGGGAAATGCAAGAATCAGGAAGATCCCTTTGAAAAACCTCTCATTTCTGCTCCAGACTCTGGTGTGTCCAAGACTCATCTGGAAAATGCCTCTGACACTGATAGATCTGAGGGCCCGTCACCCTGGCCCGGGTCACCAGGGAATAGTCCCTTAGGGGATGAGTTTCTGGGCATGTTCACTTATGATTATGACACAGCTCTTCAATCcaaggcagcagaatggcattgCTCACTTAGAGACTTAGAATTTTCAAATGTGGATGTTTTACAGCAAACACCACCATGTTCTGCTGAAGTTCCCTCAGATCCTGATAAGGCTGCCTTCCATGAAAGAGactcagacattttaaaataa